The Kineosporiaceae bacterium genome contains a region encoding:
- a CDS encoding sugar ABC transporter permease, which produces MTALAPPAVKGTRSATRGGRSGSLGWLVIPALAFFVVFGVVPLIGVVVLSFTQWDGIGAIHPDGLNAWRAVLADPQLVHSLLVTFEIMILSWLVQTPASLLLGTFLAGHQRYRGVMAVLMFIPLLLSSAAIAITWKALLDPNFGLGAGLGLAFLQQDWLGKDTLAVGVVVFIVSWQFVPFHSLIYQGGVRQIPRSIYEAAQIDGAGRVRQFFSITLPQLKYTIITSSTLMVVGSLTFFDLIFVLTAGGPGDATRVLALDMYKRGFMANLMGPASVIAVILVFVGLGIALLLRRLGGTDQTDSMLEGA; this is translated from the coding sequence ATGACCGCGCTCGCTCCGCCCGCCGTGAAGGGCACCCGCTCCGCCACCCGCGGCGGGCGGAGCGGGTCGCTGGGCTGGCTGGTCATCCCCGCGCTGGCATTCTTCGTGGTCTTCGGTGTCGTCCCGTTGATCGGCGTCGTCGTCCTGTCGTTCACGCAATGGGACGGCATCGGCGCCATTCATCCGGATGGCCTCAACGCCTGGCGCGCCGTCCTGGCCGATCCACAGCTGGTGCACTCGCTGCTCGTGACCTTCGAGATCATGATCCTCTCGTGGCTGGTGCAGACCCCGGCAAGTCTGTTGTTGGGCACCTTCCTGGCGGGTCATCAGCGCTACCGCGGCGTCATGGCGGTGCTGATGTTCATCCCGTTGCTGCTGTCGTCGGCGGCGATCGCCATCACCTGGAAGGCGTTGCTGGACCCGAACTTCGGGCTCGGCGCCGGCCTCGGGTTGGCGTTCCTGCAACAGGACTGGCTCGGCAAGGACACCCTCGCCGTCGGCGTGGTCGTGTTCATCGTGTCGTGGCAGTTCGTGCCGTTCCACTCGCTGATCTACCAAGGCGGCGTCCGGCAGATCCCTCGCTCGATCTACGAAGCCGCCCAGATCGACGGAGCGGGGCGGGTACGGCAGTTTTTCTCGATCACGCTGCCGCAGTTGAAGTACACGATCATCACCTCCTCGACCCTGATGGTGGTCGGGTCGTTGACCTTCTTCGACCTGATCTTCGTGCTCACCGCGGGGGGCCCGGGTGATGCGACCCGGGTACTCGCGCTCGACATGTACAAGCGCGGCTTCATGGCCAACCTGATGGGGCCGGCCAGTGTGATCGCCGTGATCCTGGTCTTCGTCGGGCTCGGGATCGCCCTACTGCTGCGCCGCCTCGGTGGCACCGATCAGACCGACAGCATGTTGGAAGGTGCCTGA
- a CDS encoding carbohydrate ABC transporter permease produces MAPSTPVTEPRIVSSGTSTTAKILRLNWAGGLAGWVWLVIGMLPIYWIVISSFKSQSNFFATNPLTPPDQWSLEAYRLVIESDFIRYFANSVVVTVGAIVPAVLISFMAAFGIVRGGHGWFLRISNSIFLMGLAIPLQAVIIPVYLIIIRLRLYDTLTAMILPSIAFAIPLSVLVLSNFIRDVPRELFESMRLDGCSEWGTMWRLAFPLTRPALVTVTIYNALGVWNNFLLPLILTQNPERRTLPLALWTFQGQYGVNIPAVLASVVLTTLPILIFYAVGRRQLLSGLTAGFSK; encoded by the coding sequence ATGGCGCCGTCGACACCCGTGACCGAGCCCCGCATCGTCTCCAGCGGGACCAGTACCACCGCCAAGATCCTGCGGCTCAACTGGGCCGGCGGTCTCGCCGGCTGGGTGTGGCTGGTGATCGGGATGCTGCCGATCTACTGGATCGTCATCTCGAGCTTCAAGAGCCAGAGCAACTTCTTCGCCACCAACCCGCTCACCCCGCCGGACCAGTGGTCGCTCGAGGCCTACCGGCTGGTGATCGAGAGCGATTTCATCCGCTACTTCGCCAACAGTGTCGTCGTCACCGTGGGCGCCATCGTGCCGGCTGTACTGATCTCGTTCATGGCCGCGTTCGGGATCGTCCGGGGTGGCCACGGCTGGTTCCTGCGCATCTCGAACTCGATCTTCCTGATGGGCCTGGCGATCCCGCTGCAAGCGGTGATCATCCCGGTGTACCTGATCATCATCCGGCTGAGGCTCTACGACACCCTGACCGCGATGATCCTGCCCTCGATCGCGTTCGCGATCCCGTTGTCGGTGCTGGTGCTGTCCAACTTCATCCGCGACGTCCCGCGGGAGCTGTTCGAGTCGATGCGGCTGGACGGCTGCAGCGAGTGGGGCACCATGTGGCGCCTGGCGTTCCCGTTGACCCGGCCGGCCCTGGTGACGGTGACCATCTACAACGCCCTCGGTGTCTGGAACAACTTCCTGCTCCCGTTGATCCTGACCCAGAACCCCGAGCGGCGCACGCTTCCGTTGGCGCTGTGGACCTTTCAGGGCCAGTACGGCGTCAACATCCCCGCGGTGCTGGCCTCCGTCGTCCTGACCACGCTCCCGATCCTGATCTTCTACGCCGTCGGACGCCGGCAGTTGCTCTCCGGCCTGACCGCCGGCTTCAGCAAGTAG
- a CDS encoding response regulator gives MSRVLVVDDDPQLLRALRINLRARDHEVHVAATGTDALRIAAAHPPELVVLDLGLPDLDGVEVIGGLRGWTDVPIIVLSGRAGSADKVRALDAGADDYVTKPFGMEELLARMRAITRRLGAAEPAATPVVRVGAVSVDLAAHRVTRDLPDGTTETVRLTPTEWHLLEVLVRQPGKLLGQRYLLTEVWGVGYLDQPTNLRVYMAQLRRKLEADPARPRHLLTEPGMGYRFQPD, from the coding sequence GTGAGCCGGGTGCTGGTGGTGGACGACGACCCGCAGCTGTTGCGGGCGTTGCGGATCAACCTGCGGGCTCGCGATCACGAGGTGCACGTGGCCGCCACCGGCACCGACGCGCTGCGGATCGCCGCGGCGCACCCGCCGGAACTCGTCGTCCTCGATCTGGGACTGCCCGACCTGGACGGAGTGGAGGTGATCGGCGGCCTGCGTGGCTGGACCGACGTCCCGATCATCGTGCTGTCCGGGCGGGCGGGCAGCGCCGACAAGGTGCGTGCGCTCGATGCCGGCGCAGACGACTACGTGACCAAGCCGTTCGGTATGGAGGAACTGCTCGCTCGGATGCGCGCCATCACCCGACGGCTCGGTGCCGCGGAGCCGGCGGCGACGCCCGTCGTCCGGGTGGGGGCCGTGAGCGTCGACCTGGCAGCCCACCGGGTGACCCGCGACCTGCCGGACGGCACCACCGAGACGGTGCGCCTCACCCCGACCGAGTGGCACCTGCTCGAGGTCCTGGTGCGTCAGCCGGGCAAGCTGCTCGGCCAGCGCTACCTGCTCACCGAGGTGTGGGGCGTCGGCTACCTCGATCAGCCCACCAACCTGCGGGTCTACATGGCCCAGCTGCGCCGCAAGCTCGAGGCCGACCCCGCCCGGCCCCGCCATCTGCTGACCGAGCCGGGTATGGGGTACCGCTTCCAGCCCGACTGA
- a CDS encoding DUF4118 domain-containing protein, whose translation MRHGRLRVYLGVAPGAGKTHALLDEAHRRADRGTDVVLAAVDTHRRARLDQALDGVELVGDGSAIDVAAVLARRPAVVFVDDLQRANPPGAERATRWQDVEHLLAAGLDVVATVDVRHIASLAEVVRAITGADPDGAVPDRLLREADQLQLVDIPPHALRRRLAHGGLLTAEQLDAQQAAGFRPEVLAALREVALAWAAATIAQQHLAHGERPAGLDTQLAAIASPVTPPLDIRLATPRDDGRGAIPRLRRGLSTRRLGYGTALALVMPSLATLALRAAGSWAGLAMDSLLLLLTVVITALVGGLWPALLAAVLASTLLNYFFIPPVYTLRVGEPHNVITLIMFLLVAGLVSTVVHRAATQAGRATRAAAESRSLATLAEEVLRSDEALPALLEHLRTAFGMTSVSLLEQAGTPTWRVVAGRGPQPPGRPEEADVTVPAGDHLMLALAGRGLAAGDRTLLRAFAAQAQGLLERDRLARAAAQAARFEAGQKLRDALLGAVGHDLRTPLAAARAAVSSLQSSDVTWAPAERQELLDTAAQSLERLGRLVADLLDLSRLRAGALTVAGEPVWLEDLVPPALDEVGPDAQHVRLRLAEDLPAVMADGALLTRALVNVIANAVRHSPADTPPLVAISSIAGQVEVRVIDRGPGVPEQERSRMFVPFQRLGDTDNSTGLGLGLAVSRGLVEAMGGTLEAEDTPGGGLTMVLALPAAPADLLAVEPGRRERGEPT comes from the coding sequence ATGCGGCACGGCCGGTTGCGCGTCTACCTGGGAGTGGCTCCCGGTGCGGGCAAGACACATGCCCTGCTGGACGAGGCCCACCGGCGCGCCGATCGCGGCACGGACGTCGTCCTGGCGGCGGTCGACACCCACCGGCGCGCCCGGCTCGACCAGGCCCTGGACGGCGTGGAGCTGGTCGGCGACGGCTCGGCGATCGACGTCGCGGCCGTGCTCGCGCGACGTCCGGCCGTGGTGTTCGTCGACGACCTGCAGCGGGCGAACCCGCCCGGCGCCGAGCGTGCCACCCGGTGGCAGGACGTCGAGCACCTGCTGGCCGCCGGGCTGGACGTGGTGGCGACGGTCGACGTCCGCCACATCGCCTCGCTGGCCGAGGTGGTGCGGGCGATCACCGGAGCCGACCCGGACGGCGCCGTGCCGGACCGGCTCCTGCGCGAGGCCGATCAGCTGCAGCTGGTGGACATCCCGCCGCACGCGCTCCGCCGCCGGCTCGCCCACGGCGGGTTGCTCACCGCCGAGCAGCTCGATGCCCAGCAGGCCGCCGGGTTCCGGCCGGAGGTGCTGGCCGCCCTGCGCGAGGTGGCCCTCGCGTGGGCAGCGGCCACCATCGCCCAGCAGCACCTCGCCCACGGCGAACGGCCGGCCGGCCTGGACACGCAGCTGGCAGCGATCGCCTCGCCGGTCACTCCTCCGCTGGACATCCGGCTCGCCACGCCGCGGGACGACGGGCGCGGGGCCATCCCCCGGCTACGCCGAGGGCTCTCGACCCGGCGACTGGGATACGGGACGGCGCTGGCGCTCGTGATGCCGTCGCTGGCGACCCTGGCACTGCGCGCCGCCGGAAGCTGGGCCGGCCTGGCGATGGACAGCCTGTTGCTGCTGCTGACGGTGGTGATCACCGCCCTGGTCGGCGGCCTGTGGCCGGCGCTGCTGGCCGCTGTGCTGGCGTCGACGCTGTTGAACTACTTCTTCATCCCGCCGGTGTACACGCTCCGGGTCGGCGAGCCGCACAACGTCATCACGTTGATCATGTTCCTGCTGGTGGCCGGTCTGGTGAGCACGGTCGTGCACCGGGCGGCGACGCAGGCCGGGCGAGCCACCCGGGCAGCGGCGGAGTCTCGATCGCTGGCCACCCTGGCCGAGGAGGTGTTGCGCAGCGACGAGGCCTTGCCGGCCCTGCTCGAACACCTGCGCACCGCCTTCGGCATGACCTCGGTCAGCCTGCTCGAACAGGCCGGGACGCCGACCTGGCGCGTGGTGGCCGGGCGCGGGCCGCAGCCACCCGGGCGGCCCGAGGAGGCCGACGTGACCGTGCCCGCCGGTGATCACCTGATGTTGGCGCTCGCCGGGCGCGGCCTGGCCGCCGGAGATCGCACCCTGCTGCGGGCCTTCGCCGCGCAGGCCCAGGGCCTGTTGGAACGCGACCGGCTGGCGCGCGCGGCAGCACAGGCCGCTCGATTCGAGGCAGGGCAGAAGCTGCGTGATGCCCTGCTCGGCGCCGTGGGGCACGATCTGCGCACCCCACTCGCCGCGGCCCGCGCCGCCGTGAGCAGCCTGCAGAGCTCCGACGTCACGTGGGCACCGGCCGAACGCCAAGAGCTGCTCGACACCGCTGCGCAGTCACTCGAACGCCTCGGCCGGCTGGTCGCCGATCTGTTGGACCTGTCCCGTTTGCGGGCCGGGGCGCTGACCGTGGCCGGCGAACCGGTCTGGCTCGAGGACCTGGTTCCCCCGGCGCTCGATGAGGTCGGCCCCGACGCGCAGCACGTGCGGCTGCGCCTGGCCGAGGACCTGCCCGCCGTGATGGCGGACGGCGCGCTGCTGACGCGGGCGTTGGTCAACGTGATCGCCAACGCGGTGCGCCACTCCCCCGCCGACACGCCGCCGCTGGTGGCGATCAGCAGCATCGCCGGGCAGGTCGAGGTGCGCGTGATCGACCGGGGGCCAGGGGTTCCCGAGCAGGAGCGCTCCCGGATGTTCGTGCCGTTCCAACGTCTGGGAGACACCGACAACTCGACCGGGCTGGGGCTGGGGCTCGCGGTCTCACGCGGTCTGGTCGAGGCGATGGGCGGCACCCTCGAGGCCGAGGACACCCCCGGCGGTGGACTCACCATGGTGCTGGCGCTGCCGGCCGCCCCCGCCGACCTGCTCGCCGTCGAACCCGGACGGCGCGAGCGCGGTGAGCCGACGTGA
- a CDS encoding APC family permease, with the protein MSNTVNLVKRVLVGRPMSSDTLGETLLPKRIALPVFASDPLSSVAYATEEILKVLTLGALAYLYLTPWIALAVVCLLTVVVISYRQVVHAYPGGGGSYEVVSQNLGASAGMVVAAALMVDYVMTVAVSVAAGVDNIISAVPGLHTHRVLLAVGMVVLLTAMNLRGVRESGTAFALPTYLFIAGIMMMIIWGLGSALFGHTPVAESADYTIRAEHAGLTGLGLLFLALRAFSSGCTALTGVEAISNGVPAFRPPKARNAARTMAAMGIIAITMFVGITVLAVVARVKVVEHPCDIVNFPGDCTAEPQRTVIAQLASAIFGGVHSPLFYYVQATTALVLVMAANTAYNGFPMLTSILAKHRLMPRQLRNRGDRLAFSNGIVMLALIAGALLVAYQASVTRLIQLYILGVFTSFTLSQIGMVRHWNGDLARVTAPGVRRQIMVARSINAVGAVLTGMVLVIVMITKFTGGAYLVVIAVPILVVMMRGIARHYDRVARELRAQPRGSRLPSRVHAVVLVSTMHQPTIRALAYARATRPSTLTALTVRVDPDETEALTREWIAADLPVRLTILDSPYREITEPIIDYIASIRRESPRDLVAVFVPEYVVGRWWEELLHNQSALRLKVRLRLRGGVMVTSVPYLLDAVGEDEELATGQTTQTAQTASPLSVTTASPVSGTAHHPSTPEQTAESAQPADTSPAGERTPVVTR; encoded by the coding sequence ATGTCGAACACGGTGAACCTCGTCAAACGGGTGCTGGTCGGACGACCGATGAGCAGTGACACCTTGGGCGAGACGTTGCTGCCCAAGCGGATCGCGTTGCCGGTGTTCGCCTCCGACCCGCTCTCCTCGGTCGCGTACGCCACCGAGGAGATCCTCAAGGTGCTCACCCTGGGCGCCCTGGCCTACCTGTACCTGACACCGTGGATCGCCCTGGCCGTGGTGTGCCTGCTGACTGTCGTGGTGATCTCGTACCGGCAGGTGGTGCACGCCTACCCCGGCGGGGGAGGCTCCTACGAGGTGGTCAGCCAGAATCTCGGCGCCTCGGCCGGCATGGTGGTCGCCGCGGCGCTGATGGTCGACTACGTGATGACCGTGGCGGTCTCGGTGGCCGCCGGCGTCGACAACATCATCTCGGCGGTGCCCGGGCTCCACACCCATCGCGTGCTCCTGGCGGTCGGGATGGTCGTGCTGCTGACCGCGATGAACCTGCGCGGAGTCCGCGAATCAGGTACGGCCTTCGCCCTGCCCACCTACCTGTTCATCGCCGGCATCATGATGATGATCATCTGGGGTCTGGGGAGTGCCCTGTTCGGACACACTCCGGTCGCCGAGAGTGCGGACTACACGATCCGCGCCGAACATGCCGGACTGACCGGGCTCGGGCTGCTGTTCCTCGCCCTGCGGGCGTTCTCCTCCGGGTGCACTGCCTTGACCGGGGTCGAGGCGATCAGCAACGGGGTGCCGGCGTTTCGTCCGCCCAAGGCACGCAACGCCGCCCGCACCATGGCCGCCATGGGCATCATCGCGATCACGATGTTCGTCGGGATCACCGTCCTGGCCGTGGTCGCCAGGGTGAAGGTGGTCGAGCACCCCTGTGACATCGTGAACTTCCCGGGGGATTGCACCGCCGAGCCGCAACGCACCGTGATCGCCCAACTGGCCTCGGCCATCTTCGGCGGCGTGCACAGCCCCTTGTTCTACTACGTGCAGGCCACCACGGCCCTCGTGCTGGTGATGGCGGCCAACACCGCCTACAACGGCTTCCCGATGCTGACCTCGATCCTGGCCAAGCACCGGTTGATGCCACGCCAGCTGCGCAACCGGGGCGACCGGCTCGCCTTCAGCAACGGCATCGTGATGCTGGCACTGATCGCCGGCGCCTTGTTGGTGGCGTACCAGGCCTCGGTGACCCGATTGATCCAGCTGTACATCCTGGGGGTGTTCACCTCCTTCACCCTCAGCCAGATCGGCATGGTGCGGCACTGGAATGGCGATCTCGCCCGGGTCACCGCACCGGGAGTGCGTCGCCAGATCATGGTGGCTCGATCGATCAACGCCGTGGGGGCCGTGCTGACCGGGATGGTGCTGGTCATCGTGATGATCACCAAGTTCACCGGTGGCGCCTACCTGGTCGTGATCGCCGTCCCGATCCTCGTGGTGATGATGCGGGGCATCGCCCGGCACTACGACCGCGTGGCACGCGAGCTGAGGGCGCAGCCGCGCGGCAGCCGGCTCCCGAGCCGGGTGCATGCGGTGGTGTTGGTCTCGACGATGCACCAGCCCACGATCCGGGCGCTCGCGTACGCGCGAGCCACCCGGCCGTCGACGCTGACCGCGCTGACGGTGCGGGTCGACCCGGACGAGACGGAGGCGCTGACTCGGGAGTGGATCGCCGCTGACCTGCCGGTGCGGCTGACCATCCTGGACTCGCCCTACCGCGAGATCACCGAACCGATCATCGACTACATCGCCAGCATCCGTCGTGAGAGTCCGCGCGACCTGGTGGCGGTGTTCGTGCCCGAGTACGTGGTCGGCCGCTGGTGGGAGGAACTGCTGCACAACCAGAGCGCCCTGCGGCTGAAGGTTCGGCTGCGGTTGCGCGGTGGCGTGATGGTGACCAGCGTGCCGTACCTGCTCGACGCGGTCGGTGAGGACGAGGAGCTCGCCACAGGCCAGACCACCCAGACAGCCCAGACAGCGTCCCCGCTGTCGGTCACGACAGCGTCCCCGGTCTCCGGGACCGCCCACCACCCGAGCACCCCCGAGCAGACCGCCGAGTCAGCGCAGCCGGCCGACACCTCACCGGCGGGTGAACGCACTCCGGTCGTGACACGCTGA
- a CDS encoding VOC family protein, giving the protein MTSHQGPAHGQIGYLQLPALDIARSATFYQEVFGWTAELTYGSFEAPGPGGQGLIGQWTTELAPGGHGGPVLWLAVDDLGPALQRVVQAGGRVHDRPRRDQRARWLVEVDDPAGNRIGLFALARTARSQTLIAVRDVEASSRWYQHVLGLVSDHGGAEYERLLADGVLVLQLHQREVDHHHGPVVASDGPVGNGVLLWFGEVSDFDEVVTRLADLGAEVVRDVHRNPPPGQGNGPGHREIWVRDPDGYTVVVASPDGEALEP; this is encoded by the coding sequence ATGACGAGCCATCAGGGGCCAGCGCACGGTCAGATCGGGTACCTGCAGCTCCCGGCACTCGACATCGCCCGGTCGGCGACCTTCTATCAGGAGGTGTTCGGCTGGACGGCGGAGCTGACCTACGGCTCGTTCGAGGCGCCTGGCCCGGGTGGGCAGGGGCTGATCGGGCAATGGACGACGGAGCTCGCCCCGGGGGGCCACGGCGGGCCGGTGCTGTGGCTGGCGGTCGATGATCTCGGACCGGCGCTGCAGCGCGTGGTGCAGGCCGGGGGCCGGGTACACGACCGCCCCCGGCGAGACCAGCGAGCGCGGTGGCTGGTCGAGGTCGACGACCCGGCCGGCAATCGGATCGGCCTCTTCGCCCTGGCGCGCACCGCCCGCTCCCAGACCCTGATCGCGGTGCGCGACGTCGAGGCCTCGAGCCGGTGGTACCAGCACGTGCTGGGGCTGGTGAGTGACCACGGTGGGGCGGAGTACGAACGACTGCTGGCCGATGGTGTCCTGGTGCTGCAACTGCACCAGCGGGAGGTCGATCACCATCACGGTCCGGTGGTGGCCTCCGACGGGCCGGTGGGCAACGGCGTCCTGCTCTGGTTCGGCGAGGTCAGCGACTTCGACGAGGTGGTGACCCGGCTGGCTGACCTGGGCGCAGAGGTGGTGCGGGACGTGCACCGGAATCCGCCGCCCGGACAGGGCAACGGACCGGGTCACCGCGAGATCTGGGTTCGCGATCCGGACGGCTATACCGTGGTGGTCGCCAGCCCCGACGGAGAGGCCCTCGAACCGTGA
- a CDS encoding haloacid dehalogenase type II, whose amino-acid sequence MHFADYDALSFDCYGTLIDWETGILAVLRPWADAAGLTVDDESLLTAFGVQESRVQAEAPSTLYPDVLALSLRGLGEQFGAPVSDADADRIAASVPDWPAFPDSPAALAALAERYQLIILSNVDRTSFAGSNARLGVEFTSILTAQDIGSYKPDPRNFAALDAERRRLGIADGRLLHVAQSLFHDHVPAQRAGLTTVWINRRHDNPGWGATPQVSAGVTPAATYPSMAAFVEAVRAEPTTPASAG is encoded by the coding sequence CTGCACTTCGCCGACTACGACGCGCTGAGCTTCGACTGCTACGGCACCCTGATCGATTGGGAGACAGGCATTCTCGCGGTGTTGCGGCCCTGGGCCGACGCCGCGGGTCTCACGGTGGACGACGAGAGCCTGCTGACCGCGTTCGGTGTGCAGGAGTCGCGGGTGCAGGCCGAGGCCCCCTCGACCCTCTACCCGGACGTGCTGGCGCTGAGCCTGCGCGGGCTGGGTGAGCAGTTCGGTGCACCGGTCAGCGACGCCGACGCCGACCGGATCGCAGCATCGGTGCCGGACTGGCCCGCCTTCCCCGACTCCCCGGCAGCGTTGGCGGCCCTGGCCGAGCGCTATCAACTGATCATCCTGTCGAACGTCGACCGCACCTCCTTCGCCGGATCGAACGCCCGGCTCGGGGTTGAGTTCACCAGCATCCTGACCGCGCAGGACATCGGCTCCTACAAGCCCGACCCGCGCAACTTCGCCGCCCTGGACGCGGAGCGACGGCGCCTCGGCATTGCCGACGGACGCCTTCTGCACGTGGCGCAGAGCCTGTTCCACGACCACGTTCCGGCCCAACGCGCCGGCCTGACGACCGTCTGGATCAACCGCCGCCACGACAACCCCGGCTGGGGCGCCACCCCTCAGGTGTCCGCCGGGGTCACTCCGGCCGCCACCTACCCGTCGATGGCCGCCTTCGTCGAGGCGGTACGCGCGGAGCCCACCACCCCCGCGTCAGCCGGGTAG
- a CDS encoding DUF2786 domain-containing protein, whose product MGKANRERRRIKQKTRARAHQGSGSGRRPVPAPGDVELQEFLRQLAAAETAAGTRARASVPPPTVAEQVTELLDRSMDQLDAHRHDAFETTVTRLAHGTAPGWRPQVERTLLDRLLGLVTALWGGGWQPADVVRLVGRHLDAAHLLLARDLMAAELAGYAPTTIDRRWADQIAAEVLAVWWEPQLTAITSFARAHPHDWQSVIRTALQLGHLWARLPRIELTCPIPGTAAATARAAGVDERVLTRVRALLAKAESTDYPAEAETFTAGAQALMARHSIDHALLAATGRVPSDEPGARRIGIENPYEGPKTSLLNAVAAANNCRAVWTKEFGFVTVIGFPTDLDLVEVLFTSLLVQATAAMTREGSKTDRYGRSRTRGFRQSFLVAYASRIGERLTEATQQQTAEAAAAGAPNLLPVLASRADAVAAASQVLFPALRLSSGARVTDREGWASGRAAADRARLGAGDALPG is encoded by the coding sequence ATGGGCAAGGCGAATCGCGAGCGACGCCGGATCAAGCAGAAGACCCGGGCTCGGGCGCATCAGGGGTCCGGCAGCGGACGGCGTCCGGTTCCCGCACCCGGTGACGTGGAGCTGCAGGAGTTCCTTCGTCAGCTGGCCGCAGCAGAGACGGCGGCGGGCACGAGAGCTCGGGCGAGCGTCCCGCCGCCCACCGTGGCCGAGCAGGTCACCGAGCTGCTCGACCGGTCGATGGATCAGCTCGATGCTCACCGTCACGATGCGTTCGAGACGACGGTCACCCGGTTGGCCCACGGAACGGCGCCCGGTTGGCGTCCGCAGGTCGAACGGACACTGCTCGACCGACTGCTGGGGCTCGTCACGGCGCTCTGGGGCGGCGGCTGGCAGCCCGCCGATGTCGTCCGCCTGGTCGGCCGACACCTGGACGCCGCGCATCTGCTCCTCGCGCGCGACCTCATGGCCGCCGAACTCGCCGGCTACGCACCGACCACCATCGACCGTCGCTGGGCCGACCAGATCGCGGCGGAGGTGCTCGCCGTCTGGTGGGAACCCCAGCTCACGGCAATCACCTCGTTCGCCCGTGCCCATCCCCACGACTGGCAGAGCGTGATCCGCACCGCGCTGCAGCTGGGCCATCTGTGGGCACGGCTGCCCCGGATCGAGCTCACCTGCCCCATCCCGGGCACCGCCGCGGCCACCGCCCGAGCGGCCGGTGTCGACGAGCGGGTGCTGACCCGGGTTCGGGCACTGTTGGCCAAGGCCGAGTCGACCGACTACCCCGCCGAGGCCGAGACCTTCACCGCCGGAGCCCAAGCGTTGATGGCCCGTCACTCGATCGACCACGCGCTGCTGGCTGCCACCGGCCGGGTGCCGTCCGACGAACCGGGCGCCCGTCGGATCGGCATCGAGAATCCGTACGAAGGCCCGAAGACATCGCTGCTCAACGCGGTGGCCGCAGCGAACAACTGCCGTGCGGTGTGGACCAAGGAGTTCGGTTTCGTCACCGTCATCGGGTTCCCGACCGACCTCGACCTGGTCGAGGTGCTGTTCACGTCACTGCTGGTCCAGGCCACCGCGGCGATGACCCGCGAGGGTTCGAAGACGGATCGGTACGGCCGCTCGCGCACTCGCGGCTTCCGCCAGTCCTTCCTGGTCGCCTACGCCTCCCGGATCGGAGAACGGCTCACGGAGGCCACCCAACAGCAGACCGCCGAGGCTGCCGCCGCGGGCGCACCCAACCTGCTACCGGTCCTGGCCTCGCGCGCCGATGCCGTCGCGGCCGCCAGCCAGGTCTTGTTCCCGGCACTGCGGCTGAGTTCCGGTGCGCGGGTCACCGACCGAGAAGGCTGGGCCTCTGGGCGGGCGGCCGCCGACCGTGCCCGGCTCGGCGCCGGCGATGCCCTACCCGGCTGA